A genomic stretch from Terriglobales bacterium includes:
- a CDS encoding CHAD domain-containing protein codes for MHDLRTISRRVEALLDTLSTEPDRNQRKLVRRLKRLRRRAGRVRDIDVQIIALRTLKIGRDSGRKTQLARHLNDRRSRRERKLQKALDPETVRDLRRRLTRVQKAVLAPPLVPRPTAAAKATPAASIKPPQREEVQPVSLALRMFATVAKQQGAFTEATLHRFRNRCKRVRYVAEIAGDDPDAKRIVNQIKRMQDAIGDWHDWFTLTQTAQKLFAEPVDSALLAALRNVTRAKFMEATRHASDLKRSLLGRAQAAARAPALKAASPAKAPVASKTAPHRARPRPQVRRAPVKPKAAAPPPPPVAPEAAPPAPEGLHPHNFPVDKTPGSS; via the coding sequence GTGCATGACCTGCGCACCATCTCCCGTCGGGTCGAGGCGCTGCTCGACACCCTCTCCACCGAGCCCGACCGCAACCAGCGCAAGCTCGTGCGGCGCTTGAAGCGGCTGCGCCGCCGCGCCGGCCGCGTCCGCGATATCGACGTCCAGATCATCGCCCTGCGTACCTTGAAGATCGGCCGCGACTCCGGCCGCAAGACTCAGCTCGCCCGCCACCTCAACGACCGCCGCTCCCGGCGCGAACGCAAGCTCCAGAAGGCCCTCGATCCCGAGACCGTACGCGATCTCCGCCGCCGCCTCACCCGCGTGCAGAAAGCTGTCTTGGCGCCTCCGCTGGTTCCCCGGCCGACAGCCGCTGCGAAGGCAACCCCTGCGGCTTCCATCAAGCCTCCGCAGAGGGAAGAAGTCCAGCCCGTCTCGCTGGCCCTCAGGATGTTCGCCACCGTTGCCAAGCAGCAGGGGGCCTTCACCGAAGCCACGCTGCACCGCTTTCGCAACCGGTGCAAGCGCGTCCGCTACGTGGCGGAGATTGCCGGAGACGACCCTGACGCCAAGCGCATCGTCAACCAGATCAAGCGCATGCAGGACGCCATCGGCGACTGGCACGACTGGTTCACCCTTACCCAGACCGCCCAGAAGCTCTTCGCCGAACCCGTGGATAGCGCCCTGCTCGCCGCCCTGCGCAACGTCACCCGCGCCAAGTTCATGGAGGCCACGCGCCACGCCTCCGACCTCAAGCGCAGCCTCTTGGGCCGCGCCCAGGCCGCCGCCAGAGCCCCCGCTCTCAAGGCCGCCAGCCCCGCCAAAGCTCCGGTCGCGAGTAAGACGGCTCCGCATCGCGCCCGCCCGCGCCCTCAGGTCCGCCGCGCCCCCGTTAAGCCCAAGGCTGCTGCTCCTCCACCCCCGCCCGTTGCGCCCGAGGCGGCTC